A genomic window from Vigna radiata var. radiata cultivar VC1973A unplaced genomic scaffold, Vradiata_ver6 scaffold_360, whole genome shotgun sequence includes:
- the LOC106779596 gene encoding vestitone reductase isoform X2 gives MEEGKGRVCVTGGSGFVGSWIVKRLLEDGYTVHTTVRPDPDAKGDLSFLTNLPGASEKLKIFSADLSDPESFNEAIEGCFGVLHTATPFDVELNEAEEVVTQRSIDGALGILKACLNSKTVKRVVYTSSASAVYRQQKEDDVMDESFWSDENLLRDSKPFAWAYSISKTLTEKAVLEFGEKHGLDVVTLIPTFVLGPFICPRLPSSVYVTLSFLFGKKNPFGASRIHMMLKK, from the exons atggaagaaggaaaagGAAGAGTTTGTGTAACAGGAGGCTCAGGATTCGTTGGCTCATGGATCGTCAAGAGACTACTTGAGGATGGTTACACTGTTCATACCACTGTTAGACCTGATCCAG ATGCCAAGGGGGATTTGAGCTTCCTCACAAATCTTCCAGGAGCAtctgaaaagttaaaaattttcaGTGCTGATCTGAGCGACCCAGAGAGTTTCAATGAAGCAATTGAAGGGTGTTTTGGGGTGCTCCACACTGCCACTCCATTTGACGTAGAATTGAACGAAGCAGAGGAAGTGGTGACCCAAAGAAGCATTGATGGAGCATTAGGGATTCTGAAAGCATGTCTGAATTCAAAGACAGTGAAGAGGGTTGTGTACACTTCCAGTGCTTCTGCTGTTTATCGGCAGCAGAAAGAAGATGATGTGATGGATGAGAGTTTTTGGAGTGATGAAAATCTTCTCAGAGATTCGAAGCCCTTTGCTTGGGCGTATTCAATTTCTAAGACATTGACAGAGAAAGCAGTTCTTGAATTTGGAGAAAAGCATGGCTTGGATGTTGTCACTCTCATTCCTACTTTTGTTCTTGGACCCTTCATCTGTCCCAGACTCCCTAGCTCAGTTTATGTCACTCTCTCTTTCTTATTTG GTAAGAAGAATCCATTTGGTGCCTCTCGTATTCATATG ATGTTGAAGAAATAG
- the LOC106779596 gene encoding vestitone reductase isoform X1 yields the protein MEEGKGRVCVTGGSGFVGSWIVKRLLEDGYTVHTTVRPDPDAKGDLSFLTNLPGASEKLKIFSADLSDPESFNEAIEGCFGVLHTATPFDVELNEAEEVVTQRSIDGALGILKACLNSKTVKRVVYTSSASAVYRQQKEDDVMDESFWSDENLLRDSKPFAWAYSISKTLTEKAVLEFGEKHGLDVVTLIPTFVLGPFICPRLPSSVYVTLSFLFGKKNPFGASRIHMVHVDDIARAHIFLLHHPNPKGRYNCSPFIADVEEIAELLSAKYPNFQISVDEVKKFHDVKLPHLISKKLMDAGFEFKYSMEQMFVDAIECCKQNGYL from the exons atggaagaaggaaaagGAAGAGTTTGTGTAACAGGAGGCTCAGGATTCGTTGGCTCATGGATCGTCAAGAGACTACTTGAGGATGGTTACACTGTTCATACCACTGTTAGACCTGATCCAG ATGCCAAGGGGGATTTGAGCTTCCTCACAAATCTTCCAGGAGCAtctgaaaagttaaaaattttcaGTGCTGATCTGAGCGACCCAGAGAGTTTCAATGAAGCAATTGAAGGGTGTTTTGGGGTGCTCCACACTGCCACTCCATTTGACGTAGAATTGAACGAAGCAGAGGAAGTGGTGACCCAAAGAAGCATTGATGGAGCATTAGGGATTCTGAAAGCATGTCTGAATTCAAAGACAGTGAAGAGGGTTGTGTACACTTCCAGTGCTTCTGCTGTTTATCGGCAGCAGAAAGAAGATGATGTGATGGATGAGAGTTTTTGGAGTGATGAAAATCTTCTCAGAGATTCGAAGCCCTTTGCTTGGGCGTATTCAATTTCTAAGACATTGACAGAGAAAGCAGTTCTTGAATTTGGAGAAAAGCATGGCTTGGATGTTGTCACTCTCATTCCTACTTTTGTTCTTGGACCCTTCATCTGTCCCAGACTCCCTAGCTCAGTTTATGTCACTCTCTCTTTCTTATTTG GTAAGAAGAATCCATTTGGTGCCTCTCGTATTCATATGGTACATGTTGATGATATTGCGCGAGCACATATCTTCCTTCTTCATCATCCTAATCCAAAAGGGAGGTATAATTGCTCACCATTCATTGCAGATGTTGAAGAAATAGCAGAACTTCTTTCAGCCAAATACCCGAATTTTCAAATATCAGTAGA cGAGGTGAAGAAATTTCATGATGTCAAGCTTCCACATTTAATCTCCAAGAAACTTATGGATGCTGGATTTGAGTTTAAGTATAGCATGGAGCAAATGTTTGTAGATGCAATTGAATGTTGCAAGCAAAATGGTTATCTATGA